The sequence GAAATGATGTCCAGGCGGCTGTCAGTTGGCTCCTCACGCAGGCACACGCAGAGGCAAGACAAAAGTCGCAAGGACGATCCCCGACAGTCCCTCAATCGCACAATCGTACCGAACGGACTGAGAGTCGAAACCGCGAGGGTCCGTCGTGGATGAGGGAGAGTAGATCCCAGCCTACTCGATCGCGGGAGGACAGTCGAAGCCCCAGTAATGGTGAAAGAGATCCTGCCCAGATAGCCTCACAGTTGGGCAACAACTTTTTGAAAACGGCAGGTTCTCTTTGGAAAACTGGTAGCAAGAAAATACAGCAGGCCGTGAACGAATTTAACGCGGATCATGATCCCAGCCAGCCGAAGTGGATGCGAGATGTATCAGTGGCCCGCGACGAGCCGTCTCCTGGGCAAGCCCGACGTGGAGACTCAAGGGATCAAGTGCAAGCGCAGCCCCAAAACTTCACGAATGAAGCCCTTCTCCTAGAATCTCGCGATTCTGGGCCACGTCGGAAACCGGCACAAACGCAAGATCGCCACCAACCAGAGCTCGCTCGCAATGCTCCACCTCGTCAGCTCTCGCCTGTTGTCCAAACCACACAACAAGCGAATTTCCTCCAGCGACCATCTCGCCCAGGCTCTACAGATCCGAAGCCGCGTCTCTCCAGATTTGCTGCAGAGGAGCAGTCAGCGCAGGCTTATGTTAGTCCGGCGAGACGACGACGGCCTCAGCCGCCAGCCCAGCCGTCGGCGCCGGAAGTTGAcctcttttcctcccctGTGCCCTCAGCAAAACCATCAAATAGCAGCTCCCGGCccccagcaccagcacctTCGACGCCCTCGGCTGCCCTCCCAGTACGAGTGAAAGCCCCGTCTCGATCGATTCCATCCGTATCCGCAGAGGCACTTCAATCAACTCATCGCCATCGAGAGCAGGCTGCGGCTGCTTACAAGCGTGGGGATTATGCGACTGCGCACCAAAGCTTCTCGACCGCCCTCGACATGCTCCCTGACAAGCATCCCATAACAATTATTATCCGGAGTAATCGAGCAATGACCGGTCTAAAGATTGGTGAGCCCAAGGGCGCCATTGACGATGCTGACGTGATTTTGAACTTAATTGGACCATCGaaaggcgaggatgagacGATCGATCTTGGAAATGGAGAGGCCCCTAAGCCCATGAAAGAATTCTTTGGCAAGGCGCTCATGCGTAAGGCTGAAGCCTTAGAACAGCTTGAACGATGGGCAGATGCTGCACAGACCTGGAAGTCGGCGGTCGAATCAGGGCATGGTGGAGGCACCAGTATCCAGGGTAGAAACCGATGCGAAAAGGCTGCTGGCATCAGCAAAGCGCCCTCGACGCCTTCAGCTCCAGTTCGGAAGCGACCGGTTCCTGCACCTAAGCGCACCTCTGCGCTCTCTGATTTGACTGGCAGCACAAGTCAAAATTCAGAGGCCGTAAGACGGTTACGACAAGCCAACGAAGCAGCCGAGCGTGCGGATGAGGAAAGGTTCGCGCTCACTGAAAGCGTCGACGCGAGGATCGCCGCCTGGAGAAACGGAAAACAGGATAACTTGAGGGCTTTACTTGGAAGCTTGGACATGGTGCTTTGGCCCGAGTCGGGATGGAAAAAGATAAACTTGTCGGAACTCGTCCTGCCAAATAAGGTCAAGATTCAGTACATGAAAGGAATTGGAAAAGTTCATCCTGACAAGGTACGTCCGATCTTTCAACCGTCTTCATAGATACACGGCAGCAGCTGATTCATCAATATTATCCAGATTTCGACAACTGCCACTACGGAGCAACGCATGATCGCAGGCGCTGTATTTGGTACCCTCAATGAGGCCTGGGACAAGTTCCGAGCCGAGAATAACCTGTGATCTGGGCGCAGAGCTCTTTGTCGCACAAGTTCGGCGGCAGCTCTGAGATTACGCATCAAGGCATCTGATGGTGCATTTCCCCGTGTCCACGCCTTTCTAGTTGGAGCCATTCACCCATACAGAGGTCTAGGCATAGCCTCATATTTGGCGAGCTTTCATGAATATCCGTTTAATGGCAAAGCCGGTTTCCACGTAAAGTAGTCACCTTCTATCTTCATTGGCGAATCGACTATGTTCTACGCCGTTCAAGAGTTTCATTTCATCAGGACATATGTTGTTCGAAAGGCGCTCACGATTGCGCTCGCGGAAATTTGTCCACGCCAAACGTCTAaaatttggatttttttttgaaataAATGTCTTTGTGCAAAGCACAAAGACGTCAAACGTCGCCGGTTCCTTCTGTGGGTTGCTTttcttgctcctcctcccgtTGCCTTCcctcattctcctctttctgcTCCTGAAGACGCAACTCCTTAAATTCTTTCTTCTGCTGTTTCCTGCTTTTCGGTGCCGGCTTGGGTTCTGCATCAATCTTGTTTGACGGCCACTTTTGCCGGCACTTCAAGTCATCCTCTTCGGACCAGTCTCGAGGAAGAATGGCGAATACCAGGTACGAGGTATGGGTCTTAATCTCTGACTCGGTCCGGTGCACGAGACGACCCATGTCATATGTGGCCTGCTGTTGGTCCTTTGGCATAGTGGAATCTTCCTCTGGCGAATAGGCCACCCTCGTGCCGTCGCTATGAGCGAGACGAAGTCTCTTCGCCCGTTCATCGTCTGTCCGCAGCTTCAACATGGCCTCGTCGACTGACTTTGGGAAGACAGTAGCTCCACGTATCCCTTCGCAATCCAGACCAATGCGCTCTCTTTTGACATCGATTCGTCGGTGATTTACCTCGACCATGGAAATGTTCAGCCACCCAAGCTGACGCATCACGCGGATGGTGCGTTCAACTTGTTCCAAGCAAGGCGAAAACGTGCAGAGATAGGTAGTGGTGTTCGGATCGAGTGGGGATTCGGCCCCGGATGGTGGCTTACGGACCAGATGCTTCAACGCAAGCCAGGGAGCCGGTAAGTCCAAGAAAATCGCGCTAGCCTTGGGCGAGCGGCCAGTGTCGGGGTCACCCAACAAGAACCCGCCTTCGTAGACATCGCGATGTGTCActtcaacaagaccatcTAGCCCGTGTTCTGTaatctcctccttgacgCGGGTTGCTCTTTGCTCGTGAAATTCAAAGCTGCACACCTTTCCAAGCCTCCGCTTCTTTCCCGTGGTCTCTTCGGTGGGATAACCATTGAAAACAGCGCGAACCGCTGCATGTGTGAAGGAACCACTTCCTGCTCCTGCTTCAATGACAGTACCGCCTGGGCGCGCGCGAAGTCGGTGGAGAATGTAACTGTAATCGGGCGTGTAGACAACTTGCGTTCGATGCGGGAGCGAAAGGGTCCATGACTCGGGCGTTGGATACATAAGATGCAAAAATCCACTTGACGCAGCCTCAGGCTTCTTCAAGTTAGAGCTCTCCTCTTCAGCAGGTGTCGTGGTACCCGAAGCATCCAGTTCCTCGGCTTTGCGCTTGTTTCCAGGTCCTCTGCGCCCCCGAGAGCCGGTGTCGACCTTTGAGGCGACAATTTGGGAGCCCCAAGCCTGATTGATTAAGGTGCTGTGTGGGAACGATCCGAATCGAGTGTTTGACACCTTGCCTTCCTTGTAGCCCAGGTTTTGGTCGTCTGTAGCTCGCAGAATGGTCGGAATGGTCTGATCGCGGCGCAAATGCAGAAGCGCGACATTGTCGGCTTGCGCCACGGTCCCGGGCGTCAGAAATGGAGAGGGCATAGTTAGTGACCTGGCGGACTGGTATGAACTATTGGCAGGTCTTTGTTTTCGCGTCCTGTTTCTCAAGAGATCTGCCTGTCGAGGTTCACCAGGCCAAAAAAATTGGAGATCGACGTAGCTTGACGCGGAGAAAAAGCTGGGCCCGGCTTACTTTTCTTGGAAAATAGGGCTCAGGGTTCCGCACCGTCCAAATCGTAGGCCAATCACGGCTTACTTGGCGCGGTGGGCCGCTGCTGCAGAGCGCGGCGATGACTCGAAggtgtctttttgagctAAACTTACCCCTCGTGTTTATACAGTCCGCTCTCTTTATGCCCCTCTTCCCTCGTTCACCTCTCCTGCCCCGGCCGCGGTCTCTCTTTACCTTCACGTCAGTCAGCTTCGCTCGACCCATGTCCTCACGTCAACAGCCGCCATGGCGGCAACCGCCCACCCCAACGGGCGTAGAGCTTCCCCCGTTGCAAGTATGGAACTCGCTCACCAAGTCCAAGACGCCCTTTGTTCCCTTGGACCCATCTGGGAAGAAGGTATCTTGGTATGCGTGCGGACCGACCGTCTACGATGATGCGCATTTGGGGCACGCGCGGAACTATGTCAGCACGGATATCATTCGGCGCATTATGCGCGACTATTTCAAGTTCGATGTCAAATTTGTGATGAACATTACAGATGTCGACGATAAGGTAGGGCGATCCAGCCCTTGCCAATATTCTGCATTTTCATGGGCGACATCTAATTCAAATCACAGATCATCCTCCGCGCTCGTCAACAATATCTTTTCAACGAATACATCGCTGCGAATGCCACCATTACACCAGAAGTCCTCGATACCGCCCAGAAAGCATATAGCGCATACATCAAGAAAAATCTCGCTCTTCTGGACCCCGCGCTGCCTGCAGCGCAATATCAAAAGGAGGTCGGAAAGACCTATGCGACAGTACTGAATGGCGGCGCTCTCCCGGGCAACGAGAAGGCCGGTGACGATGAAGCCAAAGTGAAGATGCACATCAAAACCGCCGCTTCGGCCGCTAGTGCCCTGGAAATGGCAGAGAATGGAAGCGAGGGTGACGCCGCCGCTTTCGCCAAGCTGTTCTTTACCCAGGCGCAGGATGTTCTCCTGCCCTACTTGGATGCCTTGAAGGGCTCTTCGATCGACGCGGACGACCACGGTATCTTTACCAAGCTGACAAAGAAATACGAAGATCGCTTTTTGAAGGACATGCGAGATCTGAATGTCCTCGATCCCGATGAGTTGACTCGCGTGACGGAGTATGGTGCGGAGATTGCGGATTTCGTCGAGCGCATTGTCAAAAACAAGTTCGGTTATGTGACCGAGGACGGCTCTGTCTACTTCGATATCCGTGCATTCGAGGCGGCAGGCCATCCCTACGCCCGACTTGAGCCCTGGAGCCGATCCGACAACAAACTGGCCGCGGAGGGTGAGGGCTCTCTGATTGCCAAGACCACAGAGAAGCGGAGTGCGTCCGACTTTGCGTTGTGGAAGTCATCAAAGCCCGGTGAGCCAAGCTGGACAAGTGCATGGGGCAAGGGTCGTCCAGGCTGGCACATTGAATGCTCGGCCATGGCCTCAGCCCGACTGGGCAAACAGATGGACATTCATTCCGGT comes from Penicillium oxalicum strain HP7-1 chromosome I, whole genome shotgun sequence and encodes:
- a CDS encoding tRNA (adenine(58)-N(1))-methyltransferase catalytic subunit trm61; its protein translation is MPSPFLTPGTVAQADNVALLHLRRDQTIPTILRATDDQNLGYKEGKVSNTRFGSFPHSTLINQAWGSQIVASKVDTGSRGRRGPGNKRKAEELDASGTTTPAEEESSNLKKPEAASSGFLHLMYPTPESWTLSLPHRTQVVYTPDYSYILHRLRARPGGTVIEAGAGSGSFTHAAVRAVFNGYPTEETTGKKRRLGKVCSFEFHEQRATRVKEEITEHGLDGLVEVTHRDVYEGGFLLGDPDTGRSPKASAIFLDLPAPWLALKHLVRKPPSGAESPLDPNTTTYLCTFSPCLEQVERTIRVMRQLGWLNISMVEVNHRRIDVKRERIGLDCEGIRGATVFPKSVDEAMLKLRTDDERAKRLRLAHSDGTRVAYSPEEDSTMPKDQQQATYDMGRLVHRTESEIKTHTSYLVFAILPRDWSEEDDLKCRQKWPSNKIDAEPKPAPKSRKQQKKEFKELRLQEQKEENEGRQREEEQEKQPTEGTGDV